AGCAACTGAATTCTGGATGGACTCTGACCAGCAGGGCTGCAGTGACAAGGGAGAACTTCAGGGACTTGCTCTAATAGTTTTTAACTCTCCCTGCAGAGAAGAAGGAGTGCCGGCGGGACCATCGCCCACCATGTGCTCAGGAGGCATCCCGAAACATGGTGCACCCCAACGTGATTTGTGATGGCTGCAATGGGCCTGTGGTGGGAACTCGCTACAAGTGCAGCGTGTGCCCAGACTATGACCTGTGCAGCAGCTGCGAGGGGAAGGGCCTGCACAGGGAGCACAGCAAGCTCATTTTTCCCAACCCCTTTGGCCACCTCCCTGATGTGAGCTGGTTCTCTGCAGTTCTAGGGGGTACAGGGTGGTGGAACCTGGAAACCCTGACCCCTCACTGCCCTGCTTTGTTTTTTCCTGCCCAGGGCTTCCACCATCATGGCCGCTGGCTTCGGAAGCTGAAACATGGACATTTTGGCTGGCCTGTCTGGGAGATGGGTCCACCGGGGAACTGGAGCCCACGGCCTCCTCGAGCAGGGGATGCTCGCCCTTGCCCTACAGCTGAGTCAGGTAAGGCTGGTATTTGAATTGGCTTTGGGGTGTCATGAGTAACCAGTCAATTCAGGTGGGCCCTTGGTCAAGCTATCCCCATAGCCTAAAGTCCAGCAGTGCCCACAATAAGCTGTATACTACACATTCCCCACCCCCCGAGGGATATTCAGTTGAATTTAGTACCTAATGTAGGACCTTGCACACAATACCTGCGGGTTCTATCAGTGTGCTACAGTCTGTCCTATCCACGTCATCAGATCTCTTAAGAACCCTGCAGAGACAATGCATTTCCATTTTACAACTGAGTAAACAGGTGGCTAAGTGCCTAAGGCCACTACTGTCCCCTCAGAGCTGCCCTGCCCTTTAAGTTCCTCAaatcttaaaagacaaaaacaaaatgccaTAGTCACAAAGCCCATGTGGTGGCACAGATACTGTAATCTCAGGACTGAGGAGGTCGAAGCaaaaggatcaggaattcaaggccaactttggcataagaccctgtctcaaaaacctaaaagtAAAAAACTCACTCATAGCTCTGCATTCTAGATTTTGGgattctgctttttaatttttgtttccttgagacagggtctttttatagctcaggctagcctggaactcaccatgtagcacAAGAGGGCCTTAAacttgagattctcctgcttcagcctcttgagtgcttggATTGCAGACTTGTGCCAGAACAGCCAGCTGGGTTAGTTGTTTGATTTTGAGTAAACAGCATATCTAGGACAAGGTCAATATTTATATACTGGTTGTACTAAGCCTCTGGCCCAACATGTGACTCACTGGGAAACCAAGGGTGCAGTGCGGGAGGGAAGAGAAGCACCAAGTGTGGTCAAGGGGGTCCCCAGGATGGTGATTACCTAGATGATGGCGACCTTGGCACAGAAGCCCTGTGATAAGCGGCAGAGTCACAGAATTCGAGctcattttttcttcttgtgAAAACCAACAGCTTCTGGTCCGGCAGAGGATCCCAGTGTCAATTTCCTGAAGAACGTAGGGGAGAGCGTGGCAGCTGCCCTCAGCCCTCTAGGTGAGTGAGCTTCCTGGCCATTCTGTGAGACGCCTCAGTGGTTGGTGACTCAGTGTGCAAGTGGCCTTTGGCAGCCGTTTCTGGCACGCTACAGAGGCCAGGGCAGATCTGTGTGCTTGACACCAGCAAGGTTTTATTGCGTAAATTAACCTTTACCGCAGACTGGAATGGGTGCCTCAAGGTTGAATTCCTAATTCTTGAGCTTTGTAGAATGAGCCAGTGGGGAGGATGATCTGTAGGTGGGTGGGCTAGCCTTTGGGGTAACAACGGCTTGTGTTTTCTGAGCTAATGAGTTGATTTTTACACTTgaaggcaggcagtgggcagagctctgctggggtgggggagcacaGTGTCACCTCTCAGTACTGTGGCCCTAGGTACTGTCTCTGGGGCACACTGGTGTGATTTAGGAAGTACTTGCCCACCCTGTTCTATGTCTGCAGTGTTAGGAGGTACCCAGTGTCCAGTACTGAAGGAATGCTGATGACAGGGTGTCCCAAccccctcctgtctctcctcctccttatAGCTACTAGGTATCACCACCACTTGCTGCAAGCCAAGACCATCTGTGCTCATGATGCCCCAGGATGCAGCTTTGAGGCAGCAGTGGCATCTTGGTCTTGCAGTTAAATTGAATAGTTTAGGTAGAGATGTGGTGTAGCTCTGTGGCAGAGTATTAAGACTCTTCGATTAGCCAGgtgatgatggcacacacctttaatcccagcactcaggaggcagaggcaggcggatctctgtgagttcgaggccagcctggtctacaagagctagtgccaggaaaggctccagagctacacagagaaaccctgtcttgaaaaaccaaaaaagaaaaaaacaaactctttGATTCCTGACACCAAACGAAGTACAGATAAAGCAGTTCAGTCAGACTGCATGTCCTTGGCGTTGGAGTAAGAGGCTCTGGAGAACCAGGCTCTCATTACTTTCCAAGGAGATCAAAGTGGCGCAGCATCAACTGGGTTGTTGCTGGGGGAGAAGCAGGGCTCACGCTAGGATATAGTGGGGCTCTGGAGGACTTGAGATTGTCTTCATCCAACAGATGAGCTTTCAGGGGCTACGGCAGCTTCTCTGCAAGACAAGTCTGAATTGTGGTCCTTGGGTGTAGGGGAGACAAGGATACCCGGCAAAGGGTGCTTTGAAGttagtgtgtgtttttgtgtgtctaaGTGTGAAAACTAGTCATTTTGGAAAGTGAGTCCTTCAGTAGAAAGATGAGAGTGTGGATTCAGCTCAGTTCCTGGTCATGACAATGCTTTTGACTTCTATTGAGCTTCCCAGAACCCTCTTGCTCTCACTAGCTAATACCAGTCTATGCTGGTGGTGGGCGTATCATGACCACTGGGATCTTCTCGTGAGAGAGCAGGCATTATTTTGCAGTGCTCAGAGGTTGTCTGGGAGGATAAAGGCCTTTGAAGTGTGTGGAGTTGCTAAGTAGTAGAATACCTTGAGTTTGACAAGACAGCAAACTTTCTAAAAAAAGACTCTGGGTAGTTTAAACTGAGGGTTGCTTCAGCTCTTGTGGAAGTCTTGGGAgttttccttccccatctctctgaGGAACTAAGCAGGGGATGACTCACATGCTAACTGCCTCTAATGGATTGTACGAGAGCAGAGgcccagagggaaaaggagtTGGCACACAacctctcagaaggcagaggttggGGTAAGCCAGAGCCACAGTCTTTTATTGGTAGATTCTCTGAGAACCAGCCAAGGAAGGCCACTACTGTGGCCCAGTGCTGTGTTTGGCTCAGAGACTGTGGTCACTGACACCTAGGACACAAGGTAGCAGGGCCTTTCTTGTCTGTCACTGGGTCTTTTGACAAACACAGGCTTTGAAGGGGACAGCGGGGCTGGGGTTGGGGTTGGGCTCAGCCCATGGGGGTTGTCACGTGGTCTATCATGTCACATGGTTATGTGGTTCTGGGGTTGAGTCCGGCCTCTGTGTCGTTGGCTAGCTGCCAGTGTCCCAGTCCACCGAGTCACTGATAACACGTGCAGGGGAGGCCTCTGGACTTGATAGCTCTATTCCTCCTTCTCTAGGCATTGAGGTTGACATTGATGTGGaacatggaggaaagagaagccGCCTGATGACCACCTCCCCAGAAAGTTCCAGTGCGGGCACAGAAGACAAGTGTAGCACTCAGCCAAGCAGCTGCTCTTCGGAAGTCAGCAAACCTGATGAGGCCGGCGAAGGCCCCTCACAGTCCCTGACAGAGCAAATGAGAAAGATTGCTTTGGAGTCAGTGGGACAGCCAGAGGTAGGTCTGCTTTCTCCCATGACCTTTAACTGGCCTGCTTGGCATCTTGGCCTCAGCCCCAGCCATCTTGTAGCCAGAGGGGTTCTGTCCTTATCTCTGTGGTGTCTTCAGTCTCTTGAGCCTTCTGACAGAACTCTATAGAGAAAAATCTTACTCCCGTCTGAGGCCGTAACTCTGTATGGGGCGTTTATCTGATGTACATGAGATCCTGGGTTCAAGCCTTGGTGTCatgaaaaaaactaaacatactTGGTGCAGGCCACTCTCTAGTGCCTGGGATTCCCATACTTGGCTGGGAGCAGATAGTGGGGTCACACTGGCCAGTCACTTCATGCTTGTGCTCACAGCAGATTATATTCTAGGAACAGATGGAGTCTGATAATTGCTCAGGAGGGGATGAAGACTGGACCCATCTGTCTTCCAAAGAAGTGGACCCGTCCACAGGTGAACTCCAGTCTCTGCAGATGCCAGAATCAGAAGGACCAAGCTCTCTAGACCCCTCCCAGGAAGGGCCCACAGGGCTGAAGGAAGCTGCCGCGTACCCACATCTCCCACCAGGCATGTGGTCACCAGAGGTTTCTTTTACTTTGCTTTCAGAGTATCCTATCCTGTGTCTGGTTTTGGCAGCACAGAAAAGGGTAGCATGGtctggaattttttgtttgtttgttttttgttttttcgacacagggtttctctgtagctttggagcctgtcctggaactagctgtagaccaggctggcctcaaactcagatccgccttcctctgcctcccgagtgctgggattaaaggcatacaccaccactgcctggctgggatttttttttaaatttttattattttttggtttttcaagacagggtttctctgtagctttggagcctatcctggaattagctcttgtagaccaggctagcctcaaactcacaagagatccgcctgtgctgggatcaaaggcatgtgccaccactgcctgactgggatttgtttttaaaggcagTACCTAGTTGTGTAGTTCAGGGTGGCTTTGGGGTTGTAGACTTACCTGCAGCACACTGTCTGGTGGTGTTGTCAGCTGACATCAGAGAAAACTAGAAGATAGTCTGACCTCTTGTCTCTGCATCAAGAAACAGTAATCTCATCTCATTTTAGGAATTTCTAAATCTCAATACCCAGATGTCCTGGGAAGGCAGATGTGACAGAAAAGGCAACACTGGTTTTGGGCCGTCATGCGCCAATGAAGTGAACTTAGACCCTACACACCATTTTCTCGGGGGTTGCAAATTTTAATGGCTAGCACCACGGCCAAGGCCCCAGTAGAAGCCAGGCAGTATGTAAAATGTTAGTCCCAAGTGTACACCCTGCAAAAAAGGCAGCCAGCTCCCTTGTTCCCAGGATAAGGGTGTTCAGGTGAATAACTTACCTCTGGGCCAGATTTGACCTTGAGGTTTTCAAAGCTTATTTGCtctgcagcagagcagagggg
The Microtus pennsylvanicus isolate mMicPen1 chromosome 11, mMicPen1.hap1, whole genome shotgun sequence genome window above contains:
- the Sqstm1 gene encoding sequestosome-1 isoform X2 is translated as MASLTVKAYLLGKEEAAREIRRFSFCVSPEPEAEAEAAAGPGPCERLLSRVATLFPALRPGGFQAHYRDEDGDLVAFSSDEELTMAMSYVKDDIFRIYIKEKKECRRDHRPPCAQEASRNMVHPNVICDGCNGPVVGTRYKCSVCPDYDLCSSCEGKGLHREHSKLIFPNPFGHLPDGFHHHGRWLRKLKHGHFGWPVWEMGPPGNWSPRPPRAGDARPCPTAESASGPAEDPSVNFLKNVGESVAAALSPLGIEVDIDVEHGGKRSRLMTTSPESSSAGTEDKCSTQPSSCSSEVSKPDEAGEGPSQSLTEQMRKIALESVGQPEEQMESDNCSGGDEDWTHLSSKEVDPSTEADPRLIESLSQMLSMGFSDEGGWLTRLLQTKNYDIGAALDTIQYSKHPPPL
- the Sqstm1 gene encoding sequestosome-1 isoform X1; this translates as MASLTVKAYLLGKEEAAREIRRFSFCVSPEPEAEAEAAAGPGPCERLLSRVATLFPALRPGGFQAHYRDEDGDLVAFSSDEELTMAMSYVKDDIFRIYIKEKKECRRDHRPPCAQEASRNMVHPNVICDGCNGPVVGTRYKCSVCPDYDLCSSCEGKGLHREHSKLIFPNPFGHLPDGFHHHGRWLRKLKHGHFGWPVWEMGPPGNWSPRPPRAGDARPCPTAESASGPAEDPSVNFLKNVGESVAAALSPLGIEVDIDVEHGGKRSRLMTTSPESSSAGTEDKCSTQPSSCSSEVSKPDEAGEGPSQSLTEQMRKIALESVGQPEEQMESDNCSGGDEDWTHLSSKEVDPSTGELQSLQMPESEGPSSLDPSQEGPTGLKEAAAYPHLPPEADPRLIESLSQMLSMGFSDEGGWLTRLLQTKNYDIGAALDTIQYSKHPPPL